In a single window of the Novosphingobium sp. IK01 genome:
- a CDS encoding DUF2842 domain-containing protein, translating into MGILLLLAGLMVYAGVIMGLSPWIGALPILAQAPVYLVLGTIWLLPLRRFLIWMETGRWG; encoded by the coding sequence GTGGGCATCCTGCTGCTGCTGGCGGGATTGATGGTCTATGCCGGGGTGATCATGGGGCTTTCGCCATGGATCGGAGCCTTGCCGATTCTCGCCCAAGCACCCGTCTATCTCGTCCTCGGGACGATCTGGCTGCTGCCCTTGCGCCGTTTCCTGATCTGGATGGAAACCGGGCGCTGGGGCTGA
- the thyA gene encoding thymidylate synthase — translation MTMASESRSAAQNIHYEGQYLDLMRRIWEHGDERMDRTGVGTRAVLGAQLRFDLADGRVPLLTTKRVFWKTATREFLWFLTGDTNIRALCAQGVEIWTDWPLDRYRRETGEAISREAFSQRIVADEAFAARWGDLGPVYGKQWVDWPVYEPAGEEGLFRRRPQGINQVAQLIAGLRSNPGGRRHIVEGWNVAELDAMALPPCHKTYQFHVAGNRLSCVLYQRSCDVVLGLPFNLWGAALFVHMVAQQCDLEPGELVWMGGDTHLYLNHADLIAEQLTRVPAGAPRLTIARRPETIFDYRIEDFSVEGYHPQGHLSAPVAV, via the coding sequence ATGACGATGGCTTCCGAATCCCGCTCTGCCGCCCAGAATATTCATTATGAAGGGCAATATCTCGACCTCATGCGCCGCATCTGGGAGCATGGTGACGAACGCATGGACCGGACCGGGGTGGGGACGCGCGCGGTGCTGGGCGCACAGTTGCGGTTCGACCTTGCCGACGGGCGCGTGCCGCTGCTGACGACCAAGCGCGTGTTCTGGAAAACGGCGACCCGCGAATTCCTGTGGTTCCTGACCGGGGATACCAATATCCGCGCGCTTTGTGCGCAAGGGGTGGAGATCTGGACCGACTGGCCGCTCGACCGGTATCGCCGCGAAACCGGCGAGGCGATCAGCCGCGAGGCCTTTTCGCAGCGGATCGTGGCTGATGAAGCCTTTGCCGCGCGCTGGGGCGATCTGGGCCCGGTCTATGGCAAGCAGTGGGTCGATTGGCCGGTCTATGAGCCGGCGGGCGAGGAGGGGCTGTTCCGCCGCCGCCCGCAAGGGATCAACCAGGTGGCCCAGCTGATTGCGGGGCTGCGCAGCAATCCGGGCGGGCGCCGCCATATCGTCGAGGGCTGGAACGTGGCCGAACTGGACGCGATGGCGCTGCCGCCGTGCCACAAGACCTATCAGTTTCATGTCGCTGGCAATCGCCTCTCCTGCGTGCTCTATCAGCGCAGTTGCGACGTGGTGCTGGGTTTGCCGTTCAACTTGTGGGGTGCTGCGCTGTTTGTGCACATGGTGGCGCAGCAATGCGACCTTGAACCGGGCGAACTGGTGTGGATGGGCGGGGACACCCATCTCTATCTCAACCATGCCGATCTGATCGCCGAACAACTGACGCGCGTGCCCGCGGGCGCGCCGCGTCTGACCATCGCGCGCCGCCCCGAGACGATCTTTGACTATCGGATCGAGGATTTTTCGGTCGAGGGCTACCATCCGCAAGGGCATCTTTCCGCGCCGGTTGCGGTTTGA